The following DNA comes from Salvia splendens isolate huo1 chromosome 17, SspV2, whole genome shotgun sequence.
TtacatatataatttaaatgacaagaaaaagataaatgaaagtcataaatattttttctaaGGATTATGTTGCTGAGTATAGATATAATCGAGATGGGCGTTGAGGGTTCTTCTCATCAAACACTCATTTTCAGTGATTCCATTGCAGCTATCTTCCACCTGTGTTCCCTCTGTCACAACCTgttcaacaaaaataaataaataaacaaataatttcAAAGAATATATAcaacaaagaagaagaagaaaaatattgCTAACGACAGACCTTATCTGTGGCATCCACTCTCTCGTTAGCGGTGGGAGTGCGGCGAGCAgcagaggagagagagaagaggaggaggagcacAACGAAAAACGTACTGGCCCTAGCCATTTCTGTATAAGGCTCTGTTTGGTTGCTGGTGTATGCTGTTGAGGGtgagatgaagatgaagatgaagataatAATGAAATGGTGTGCTATTTATATATAGGAAATTGAGTGTGAATTCAGAGGAGATAAAATGGAGACTTTATATCTGATTGATTGGTGGGG
Coding sequences within:
- the LOC121773646 gene encoding phytosulfokines 3-like; the encoded protein is MARASTFFVVLLLLFSLSSAARRTPTANERVDATDKVVTEGTQVEDSCNGITENECLMRRTLNAHLDYIYTQQHNP